Proteins found in one Pogoniulus pusillus isolate bPogPus1 chromosome 36, bPogPus1.pri, whole genome shotgun sequence genomic segment:
- the TMEM82 gene encoding transmembrane protein 82: MFSLGSWLPAWPGLAWGWALLDALLQGLVGACAVSVLCSLLKVYLYIQCLNDPERQAEKEALRAQRWVLGPLQAVVLTGLLALVGSRVAALVVLEFSLRAASMLLSPGKGTSSGQLYLLCQYSLGCGMSCSLSFLLEGAPHSTCNLALAAGLAGLLAAYARRLARHVCALYELHSRQRYCGVCILLLASGHGIPRLLRNALALTFALADLAAVELINRDFLSTAEAIRFWTPLTICYTLLVIHMQEGPRQSVSQTVLVRMGGLFILLLTVGRWADVFHVLISLLGELWCLLCAGAMLDVCQRQDFTQHFQRDRHLGSRSDSEQTS, encoded by the exons ATGTTTTCTCTGGGGTCCTGGCTGCCGGCGTGGCCCGGGCTGGCGTGGGGCTGGGCGCTGCTGGATGCGCTGCTGCAAG GGCTGGTGGGTGCCTGCGCCGTCTcggtgctctgcagcctcctgaagGTTTATCTCTACATCCAGTGCCTGAA tgaCCCGGAGAGGCAGGCGGAGAAGGAGGCGCTCCGGGCGCAGCGGTGGGTGCTGGGGCCGCTGCAGGCCGTGGTGCTGACAGGGCTGCTGGCGCTGGTGGGGTCCCGCGTGGCCGcgctggtggtgctggagttCTCCCTGCGTGCCGCCTCCATGCTGCTCTCCCCCGGCAAG GGCACCTCCAGCGGCCAGCTCTACCTGCTGTGCCAGTACTCGCTGGGCTGCGGCAtgtcctgcagcctcagcttccTGCTGGAAGGGGCTCCCCACAGCACCTGCAACCTGGCGCTGGCGgcggggctggcagggctgctggcagcctaTGCCCGGCGCCTGGCCCGGCACGTCTGCGCCCTGTACGAGCTGCACAGCCGGCAGCGCTACTGCGGCGtctgcatcctgctgctggcctcGGGCCATGGCATCCCCCGGCTGCTGCGCAACGCCCTGGCGCTCACCTTCGCCCTGGCAGACCTGGCGGCCGTGGAGCTCATCAACAGGGACTTCCTCTCCACTGCAGAGGCCATCCGCTTCTGGACGCCGCTCACCATCTGCTACACCCTGCTGGTCATCCACATGCAGG AGGGCCCGCGGCAGAGCGTGTCCCAGACGGTGCTGGTGCGGATGGGAGgcctcttcatcctcctcctcaccgTTGGCCGCTGGGCTGACGTCTTCCACGTCCTCATCTCTCTGCTGGGCGAGTTGTggtgcctgctctgtgctggtgccATGCTGGACGTGTGCCAGCGGCAG gaTTTCACCCAGCACTTCCAGAGGGACAGGCACTTGGGATCCAGATCGGACTCGGAGCAGACGTCCTGA